Proteins found in one Melioribacteraceae bacterium 4301-Me genomic segment:
- the sucD gene encoding succinate--CoA ligase subunit alpha: MSILLDKKTRVLVQGITGSEGSFHTQQMIEYGTKVVAGVTPGKGGTKFLGVPVFNTVLEAVKATKADASAIFVPPQFAADAILESANAGIKLIVCITEGIPAKDMVKVYHNIKQKGITLIGPNCPGIISPGKGKIGIMPGFIHKKGKVGVVSRSGTLTYEAVKQLSDLNIGQSTCVGIGGDPVIGSRFVDIIKLFNDDPETEGIVMIGEIGGTTEEEAAMFIKKNVKKPVVGFIAGRTAPPGRRMGHAGAIISGGKGTAAEKMQAMKKAGIYVVESPAEIGITMKKALDKINSKSKTKKPAAKTKSKQTKTKRFTKNK; this comes from the coding sequence CAACAAATGATTGAATACGGTACTAAAGTAGTTGCTGGTGTAACACCAGGCAAAGGTGGAACAAAATTCTTAGGTGTGCCTGTCTTTAACACTGTTCTTGAAGCAGTTAAAGCCACTAAAGCTGACGCTTCTGCTATTTTCGTGCCCCCTCAATTCGCTGCAGATGCAATTTTAGAGTCGGCAAATGCTGGAATTAAATTAATTGTCTGTATTACTGAAGGTATACCAGCCAAAGATATGGTTAAGGTATATCACAATATTAAGCAAAAAGGGATTACACTAATAGGCCCAAATTGTCCTGGTATAATCTCGCCTGGTAAAGGTAAGATTGGTATAATGCCTGGTTTTATACACAAAAAAGGGAAAGTTGGCGTAGTTTCAAGAAGTGGTACTTTAACTTATGAGGCTGTCAAACAACTTTCAGATTTAAATATTGGTCAATCTACTTGCGTAGGTATAGGAGGCGACCCGGTAATCGGTTCAAGATTTGTAGATATTATCAAATTATTTAATGATGATCCTGAGACAGAAGGAATTGTAATGATTGGAGAAATAGGTGGCACTACCGAAGAAGAAGCTGCAATGTTTATCAAAAAAAATGTTAAAAAACCAGTAGTTGGTTTTATTGCTGGCAGAACTGCACCTCCAGGCAGAAGAATGGGACACGCTGGAGCAATAATTTCAGGTGGTAAAGGCACTGCTGCAGAGAAAATGCAAGCAATGAAAAAAGCTGGCATATACGTGGTCGAAAGTCCTGCTGAAATTGGAATTACAATGAAAAAAGCACTTGATAAAATTAATTCTAAATCTAAAACTAAAAAGCCGGCTGCAAAAACAAAAAGTAAGCAGACAAAAACTAAAAGGTTCACTAAAAATAAATAG